One window of the Alphaproteobacteria bacterium genome contains the following:
- a CDS encoding VOC family protein encodes MADHGTFYWNELSTTDIEAAKKFYAKLAGWRFNEMPMDNGGTYYVAMLGEVPAGGIMGMPEGAPDGTPPYWRAYISVDDIDSVMVQAKAEGAEVLMEAFDVPGVGRIGTMRDPQGAEISFMTPAAQE; translated from the coding sequence ATGGCAGATCACGGCACTTTTTACTGGAACGAGCTCTCGACGACGGACATCGAGGCGGCGAAGAAATTCTACGCGAAGCTCGCGGGCTGGCGTTTCAACGAGATGCCCATGGACAATGGCGGCACCTATTATGTCGCCATGCTGGGCGAGGTGCCTGCGGGCGGGATCATGGGGATGCCCGAGGGCGCACCAGACGGCACGCCACCCTATTGGCGGGCGTATATCTCGGTCGACGATATCGATTCCGTCATGGTGCAGGCCAAGGCGGAGGGTGCGGAAGTTCTCATGGAAGCGTTCGATGTTCCCGGCGTCGGCCGGATCGGCACGATGCGAGATCCACAGGGCGCCGAAATTTCCTTCATGACCCCCGCCGCGCAGGAGTAG
- a CDS encoding 16S rRNA (uracil(1498)-N(3))-methyltransferase, translated as MSDTPADFTRIRLFVEDDLVSGGGFTLGRDQSHYLQNVMRRGAGDRVALFNGRDGEFWAELTEMRRGAVRLSIRERLRDQAPAPDLWLVFAPIKRAAVNFMVTKATELGVSRIVPVITARTNSERVNTRRLRANAIEAAEQSERLSIPEIDAPVRFPDFLDAWPTARRLLVGDETGAGKPILDIAAELAENPAPLAVMTGPEGGFAPAELDQLRDVPFVTPVGLGPRVLRADTAALAALAVVQAVAGDWRSGRVG; from the coding sequence ATGTCCGATACCCCGGCAGATTTCACCCGCATCCGCCTGTTCGTCGAAGACGATCTTGTGTCGGGCGGCGGCTTCACCCTGGGCCGGGATCAGAGCCATTACCTGCAGAATGTGATGCGCCGCGGCGCCGGCGACCGGGTGGCACTCTTCAACGGGCGCGACGGCGAATTCTGGGCCGAGCTGACCGAAATGCGCCGGGGCGCCGTGCGCCTGTCGATCCGCGAGCGGCTGCGCGATCAGGCACCCGCGCCCGACCTCTGGCTGGTCTTCGCGCCGATCAAGCGCGCGGCGGTCAATTTCATGGTCACCAAGGCGACCGAGCTCGGGGTCTCGCGGATCGTGCCCGTGATCACGGCGCGGACCAACTCCGAGCGAGTCAACACGCGGCGTTTGCGCGCGAATGCGATCGAGGCGGCCGAGCAATCCGAGCGCCTGAGCATCCCGGAGATCGACGCGCCGGTCCGGTTCCCGGATTTTCTCGATGCGTGGCCGACGGCGCGACGGTTGCTGGTCGGCGACGAGACCGGGGCCGGGAAACCGATTCTGGATATCGCGGCGGAACTCGCCGAGAACCCCGCACCGCTTGCGGTGATGACCGGACCGGAGGGCGGTTTTGCGCCGGCCGAGCTTGACCAATTGCGTGATGTACCCTTTGTTACGCCTGTCGGGTTGGGGCCGCGTGTGCTGCGCGCCGACACGGCCGCGCTGGCGGCCCTTGCCGTTGTTCAAGCCGTTGCCGGGGACTGGCGTTCCGGGCGCGTGGGTTAA
- the ubiA gene encoding 4-hydroxybenzoate octaprenyltransferase, protein MHDAPHHNASDIPRGNWLDRYAPERTRPYARLMRLDRPIGTWLLLLPGWWALAIPAAPGAWPNFYWVGLFGIGAVLMRGAGCVINDYFDRDFDARVARTADRPLASGAVSVRAALAFLALLLAASFAILVQFNGFAIAIGALSLILVVPYPLMKRITWWPQAWLGLTFNWGALLGWAVVRGDLDPAAFVLYAAGFFWTLGYDTIYAHQDKEDDALVSIKSTARLLGANSRPWVAGFYVVAIVLLAVTGWMAALAWPFWAGLALGAAHLAWQALTIDFDDAKDCLAKFRANRDFGLIIFAAAIAGRLLT, encoded by the coding sequence ATGCACGACGCCCCACATCATAACGCCAGTGACATCCCGCGCGGCAACTGGCTCGACCGCTATGCGCCCGAACGCACGCGGCCGTATGCGCGGCTGATGCGTCTCGACCGGCCCATCGGCACCTGGTTGCTGTTGCTGCCGGGCTGGTGGGCGCTCGCGATTCCCGCCGCGCCGGGCGCATGGCCGAACTTCTACTGGGTCGGCCTGTTCGGTATCGGCGCTGTCCTGATGCGGGGTGCGGGCTGCGTGATCAACGACTATTTCGACCGCGATTTCGACGCGCGCGTCGCACGAACCGCCGACCGGCCGCTCGCCAGCGGCGCGGTGAGCGTACGGGCCGCGCTGGCGTTCCTCGCCCTGCTGCTCGCGGCCAGCTTCGCGATCCTGGTGCAGTTCAACGGCTTCGCAATCGCCATCGGCGCGCTGAGCCTCATCCTCGTCGTGCCCTATCCGCTGATGAAACGGATCACCTGGTGGCCCCAGGCCTGGCTGGGCCTGACCTTCAACTGGGGCGCGCTGCTGGGCTGGGCCGTGGTGCGCGGTGATCTCGATCCCGCCGCATTCGTGCTCTACGCCGCCGGGTTCTTCTGGACCCTGGGCTACGACACGATCTACGCCCACCAGGACAAGGAAGACGACGCGCTGGTCAGCATCAAGTCCACCGCCCGCCTGCTGGGTGCCAACTCCCGCCCCTGGGTCGCGGGTTTCTATGTCGTGGCCATCGTCCTGCTGGCGGTAACCGGCTGGATGGCGGCACTCGCATGGCCGTTCTGGGCCGGACTCGCGCTCGGGGCGGCCCACCTCGCCTGGCAGGCCCTCACGATCGATTTCGACGATGCGAAGGACTGCCTGGCGAAGTTTCGCGCCAACCGGGATTTCGGGCTGATCATTTTCGCCGCTGCCATCGCTGGCCGGTTGCTGACCTGA
- a CDS encoding glutamate--cysteine ligase, with amino-acid sequence MAAPSSGGGPVIESKDQLIAWFAEGEKPREAWRIGTEHEKFAFRQSDRAPLSYDSSPGIRDLLEGLQRFGWEPVFEGANVIALSGESGANISLEPGGQFELSGAPLETLHQTCDEVHEHLKQLREVNRELGVAMLGIGYHPFLKRENAPWMPKGRYKIMREYMPKVGSMGLDMMLRTCTVQVNLDFDSEADMARKMRVGMALQPIATALFANSPFKEGKRTEYVSLRSHVWTDTDNDRSGILPFVFDDDFGYEQYVDYALDTPMYFVYRDGAYIDASGQSFRDFMAGNLAALPGERATMGDWTDHTTTLFPEVRLKRFLEMRGADGGPWRRVCALPAFWVGLLYDTAALDAASDMIADWSADEVVEMRNEVPAQGLATPFRNRSLLDLAREALEISRMGLRNRAREDFWGQDETHFLATLEQIVDSGLTPAENKLAAFDGRWDHDVNRAFEEYAW; translated from the coding sequence ATGGCAGCACCGTCTTCGGGTGGCGGGCCGGTCATCGAATCCAAGGATCAGCTCATCGCGTGGTTCGCCGAAGGCGAGAAACCGCGCGAGGCCTGGCGGATCGGGACCGAGCACGAGAAATTCGCATTCCGGCAGTCGGATCGCGCGCCGCTGTCCTACGACAGCAGCCCGGGAATTCGTGACCTCCTCGAAGGTCTGCAACGTTTCGGATGGGAGCCGGTGTTCGAGGGCGCGAATGTCATCGCGTTGTCGGGCGAGAGCGGCGCCAATATTTCCCTCGAGCCTGGCGGACAGTTCGAACTTTCGGGCGCGCCGCTGGAGACCCTGCACCAGACCTGCGACGAGGTGCATGAGCATCTCAAGCAACTGCGCGAGGTCAACCGCGAACTGGGTGTCGCCATGCTGGGGATCGGCTACCACCCGTTCCTCAAGCGCGAAAATGCGCCCTGGATGCCGAAGGGTCGATACAAGATCATGCGCGAATACATGCCCAAGGTCGGCTCCATGGGCCTCGACATGATGCTGCGCACCTGCACGGTTCAGGTCAATCTGGATTTCGACAGCGAGGCCGACATGGCGCGCAAGATGCGTGTGGGGATGGCGCTGCAGCCGATCGCTACTGCCCTGTTCGCGAATTCGCCCTTCAAGGAGGGCAAACGCACGGAATATGTGAGCCTGCGCAGCCATGTCTGGACGGACACGGACAATGATCGGTCGGGTATCCTGCCCTTCGTGTTCGACGACGATTTCGGTTACGAGCAATATGTCGACTACGCGCTCGATACGCCGATGTATTTCGTCTACCGCGACGGGGCCTATATCGACGCGTCGGGTCAGTCATTTCGCGACTTCATGGCCGGCAATCTCGCGGCTCTGCCGGGCGAGCGGGCGACCATGGGTGACTGGACCGATCACACGACGACATTGTTTCCCGAAGTCCGCCTGAAGCGTTTCCTCGAGATGCGCGGCGCCGACGGCGGCCCGTGGCGGCGCGTATGCGCGCTGCCGGCGTTCTGGGTCGGCCTGCTCTATGACACGGCCGCCCTCGACGCGGCCTCGGATATGATCGCCGACTGGTCGGCGGACGAGGTCGTGGAAATGCGTAATGAGGTACCCGCGCAGGGGCTCGCGACGCCGTTCCGCAATCGATCGCTGCTCGATCTCGCCCGCGAAGCGCTGGAGATCTCGCGGATGGGCCTGCGCAACCGGGCCCGGGAGGATTTCTGGGGCCAGGACGAGACTCATTTTCTGGCCACCCTGGAACAGATCGTCGACAGCGGACTCACCCCGGCGGAGAACAAGCTCGCCGCCTTCGACGGCCGCTGGGACCATGACGTGAACCGGGCATTCGAGGAGTACGCCTGGTAG
- a CDS encoding DHA2 family efflux MFS transporter permease subunit, producing MTDAAMPAGTAGAGAADVGFAHRWLVVATSLSSSLALALSGTITNVAVPDIMGAFGVGQDQAQWMATAFFAAMTAGMLLSDWLTRTFGSRHVFVAMMMMFFAASVAGGTAQTYLVVVLGRATQGLAAGVILPLTMMAMFAVFPPNRRAMVAGLFGISFVLGPGLGPWFGGVAIDQFNWRFTFYVALPVAFFSMMLASVVFATRDRTAPRTHLDWFGFLLVATFLTATLTGLSNGQLKGWNSNFVMLLLGTGLGSAIIFIAWELFVDDPIFDVRLLARPRFAIANMVSFLFGATLFGSFYLQPVFVQLVQNYSPLRAGLVLVPGGLIMGMVLPLAGRTSDLVPPYIPLACGFMLFTISLWLMGFSDVNTAFITFAAIVGLGRIGQGMLFPPVTAVGLQAAPPSQMGRANGMLNFTRQMGGAFGINLVAIFIERRTSVYSEVLAATQTEANSATGGLLAGVRDMLTAAGFPDTIEGPLATLYLGRMIAAQATARAFQDTFFVFALVGLLAVILSLALWSPFRRS from the coding sequence GTGACCGACGCGGCGATGCCAGCCGGCACCGCCGGCGCGGGAGCAGCCGATGTGGGCTTCGCTCATCGCTGGCTGGTCGTCGCCACGAGCCTGTCATCCTCTCTTGCGCTCGCGCTCTCGGGCACCATCACCAACGTTGCCGTGCCAGACATCATGGGCGCATTCGGCGTCGGCCAGGATCAGGCGCAGTGGATGGCCACCGCCTTCTTCGCGGCCATGACCGCGGGCATGCTGCTGAGCGACTGGCTGACCCGCACCTTCGGCTCCCGTCATGTCTTCGTGGCGATGATGATGATGTTCTTCGCCGCCTCCGTCGCCGGCGGCACGGCGCAGACCTATCTGGTGGTGGTGCTGGGCCGCGCCACGCAGGGTCTCGCCGCCGGGGTCATCCTGCCCCTGACGATGATGGCGATGTTTGCCGTGTTCCCGCCGAACCGGCGCGCCATGGTCGCCGGTCTGTTCGGCATCAGTTTCGTGCTCGGCCCCGGCCTCGGTCCGTGGTTCGGCGGTGTTGCGATCGACCAGTTCAACTGGCGGTTCACCTTCTATGTCGCCCTTCCGGTCGCCTTCTTTTCGATGATGCTCGCCTCCGTCGTGTTTGCGACCCGCGACCGCACCGCGCCGCGCACCCATCTGGACTGGTTCGGCTTCCTGCTTGTGGCGACCTTCCTGACGGCCACGCTGACCGGCCTTTCGAACGGCCAGCTGAAGGGCTGGAACTCCAACTTCGTGATGCTCCTCCTGGGAACCGGGCTCGGGTCGGCAATTATTTTCATCGCCTGGGAATTGTTCGTCGACGACCCGATCTTCGATGTACGCCTGCTGGCGCGACCGCGGTTCGCCATCGCCAACATGGTCTCGTTCCTGTTCGGCGCGACCCTGTTCGGCTCATTCTATCTGCAGCCGGTCTTCGTCCAGCTGGTCCAGAACTACTCGCCCCTGCGCGCCGGCCTCGTGCTTGTCCCGGGCGGGCTGATCATGGGCATGGTGCTGCCGCTGGCCGGCCGCACCTCTGACCTCGTGCCGCCCTACATCCCCCTGGCGTGCGGCTTCATGCTGTTCACGATCTCGCTCTGGCTGATGGGGTTCTCCGACGTCAACACCGCATTCATCACCTTCGCCGCGATCGTCGGGCTGGGCCGGATTGGCCAGGGCATGCTATTCCCGCCGGTGACCGCGGTCGGCCTGCAGGCCGCCCCGCCCTCGCAGATGGGCCGGGCCAACGGCATGCTCAACTTCACTCGTCAGATGGGCGGCGCGTTCGGAATCAACCTGGTGGCGATCTTCATCGAACGGCGCACCTCGGTGTATAGCGAAGTTCTGGCAGCCACCCAGACGGAGGCGAACTCCGCCACCGGGGGCCTGCTCGCCGGCGTGCGTGACATGCTGACTGCGGCCGGTTTTCCCGACACGATCGAGGGGCCGCTGGCGACGCTTTATCTCGGCCGCATGATTGCCGCACAGGCGACCGCGCGGGCATTCCAGGACACGTTCTTCGTGTTCGCGCTCGTCGGCCTGCTCGCGGTGATTCTCTCGCTCGCGCTGTGGAGCCCGTTCCGGCGCAGTTAG
- a CDS encoding HlyD family secretion protein — protein sequence MPDEGRVQETSASAGTATGTGSEMSAPPPRRLGPLVRNLVIVSIVLIAVAGAGRWGYWQWAHVSETDARIQADTIAISSRVSGWVVDLPIIEGDKVRRGDLLIEIDSRESQLKLTEYGARIAALAAAQQQITSQIDLIDRTTASRVEAVRSRAGAARVAVEASREQFEFARTDFERTRTLLAEQIVSRQRLDQVHTELSRAQERHQKAQADLAAALADVGEAEAARGEMNVLASRMDALRFEEAEIAAQRDQQALDAADRTIKSPIDGVVSETFVDRGEFVSPGQRLMLVHNPELVWVEANIKETDIRHLAPGMNVEVRIDAFPDRQFSGTVARIGQAATSEFALLPNPNPSGNFTKVTQRLPVRIAIDETQGVLRPGMMAVVNIAIPGR from the coding sequence ATGCCCGACGAAGGACGCGTACAAGAGACCTCGGCCTCAGCAGGGACTGCGACCGGGACCGGTTCCGAGATGTCGGCCCCACCGCCGAGACGGCTGGGTCCGCTTGTCCGAAACCTGGTCATCGTCTCCATTGTGCTGATCGCCGTCGCGGGCGCGGGACGGTGGGGCTATTGGCAATGGGCCCATGTCAGCGAAACCGATGCGCGTATCCAGGCCGACACGATCGCGATTTCGAGCCGCGTTTCGGGCTGGGTCGTCGACTTGCCGATCATCGAGGGCGACAAGGTTCGTCGCGGCGATCTGCTCATCGAGATCGATTCCCGGGAATCCCAGCTCAAACTGACCGAGTATGGTGCCCGCATCGCGGCCCTGGCGGCAGCACAGCAACAGATTACCTCGCAAATCGACCTGATCGACCGGACCACGGCCAGCCGGGTGGAGGCGGTGCGTTCGCGCGCCGGCGCGGCGCGGGTCGCCGTCGAGGCAAGCCGCGAACAGTTCGAATTCGCGCGCACCGATTTCGAACGCACCCGCACCCTGCTGGCCGAGCAGATCGTGTCGCGCCAGCGCCTCGATCAGGTCCATACGGAACTCAGCCGCGCCCAGGAGCGGCACCAGAAGGCCCAGGCGGATCTGGCCGCCGCCCTGGCCGATGTTGGTGAGGCGGAAGCGGCGCGGGGCGAGATGAACGTGCTGGCAAGCCGCATGGATGCGCTGCGCTTCGAGGAAGCCGAGATCGCCGCGCAACGCGATCAGCAGGCGCTCGACGCCGCCGACCGGACCATCAAGAGTCCGATCGACGGCGTGGTCTCGGAGACCTTTGTGGATCGCGGCGAATTTGTCAGCCCCGGGCAGCGCCTGATGCTGGTGCACAACCCCGAACTTGTCTGGGTCGAGGCGAATATCAAGGAGACGGATATCCGCCACCTCGCGCCGGGCATGAATGTCGAGGTCAGGATCGATGCCTTTCCCGACCGGCAGTTCAGCGGGACGGTGGCGCGCATCGGCCAGGCGGCGACGAGTGAATTCGCGCTGCTGCCCAACCCGAACCCGAGCGGCAATTTCACCAAGGTCACCCAACGCCTGCCGGTGCGGATCGCCATCGACGAGACCCAGGGTGTGCTGCGCCCGGGCATGATGGCCGTGGTGAACATCGCGATTCCCGGACGGTGA